The Montipora foliosa isolate CH-2021 chromosome 1, ASM3666993v2, whole genome shotgun sequence DNA segment CAACGGTGAACACGGTGGTTTACTTTGATGGCTTTGGCAGGTAGCACAGcttttcactttttctttcaAACGTGCGTCCATCTTTGGCCACCAGACATAGCTCCTAGCTAGGCTCTTCATCCTTACAATGCCTGGATGGGACTCATGTAACACATTCAACACTTCCTCTCTCCCCTGAGGGGGTATCACGACCCGGGATCCCCACAATAAGCAGCCAGCATGTACACTCAATTCCCCTTCTTACAAAATAAGGCTTCAGGGCATCTTCTTCAACGTTCAAAGGCCATCCATAAAGGACAAACTGCAGGACGTGAGAGAGCACTGGGTCGCGAGTTGTCCACAACTTCTCTTTAGCGGCATCTACTGGGCTGGCATTGATGTTCATTGGAAGATGTACAATGTCTCCTGGAACAGGCGTGGTTTCCGGGAGATCTGGAAGGGGTAGACGGCATAGAGCATCTGCATTAGCATTTTGCTCACCCGGGCGATAAAGGAGATCATTTTCGTATCCAAGCAAAGTCAATGCCCAGCGTTGCATTCTGCTTGAGGCCATTAAAGGCGTGGCTCGTTCAGGGTTGAGCAGTCCCAGAAGTGGTTTGTGATCAGTGTAGATCTTGAAATGGCGACCAAAAAGAAACTGATGGAACTTCTTCACCGCAAAAACTACAGCTAGTGCCTCTCCGAGAGTGTTCGTGAGGCCTATGCAACTGGTTTCTCTGAGCCATCTTCCATAACATGGGCCAGGACTGCCCCTATACCATAGGGCGAAGCATCACAACATACCAACAACTCTTTCTTAGGATCATAATGCACTAGTACATCTGGTGACTGAAGTCGATTCTTGGCCTTGTCAAACGCCTCTTGTTGCTCCGTACCCCAGTGCCAACAGGTGTCTTTCCTTAGTAGCTCGCGCAGTGGCTCGAACCTGGTTGCTAGGTCGGGCATGAACTTGCCATAGAAGTTAAGCATCCCCAGAAAAGACTTCAGCTCAGTAGGGTTAGTTGGACTTGGAGCCTCCTTGATAGCCTTCACCTTTGCTCCAACTGGGTGGAACCCTTCTGCGTCAATGCGGTGCCCCAGGCACTCCAAAACAGGCTTCATAAATTGGCACTTTTTAGCTTTAAGCCGCAAGCCGGCTTCAGAAAGGCGTTTTAAGACTTTCTCGATGTTGTCTAGGTGCTCTTCTGTGCTGGGCCCTGTGATAAGGATATTATCAAGCAGGACTCCAGTTGAAGGGATTCCTTGCAGTAGACCCTCCATCGTCCTCTGGAAGATGCCAGGGGCTGAAGAGACCCCATACGGGAGGCGATTATATCTGAAAAGGCCTTTGTGTGTGTTGATTGTCAAAAACTCCTTTGAATCATCATCTACAAGCATCTGCTCATAGGCATGGCTCACGTCTAAGTCAGTAAACGTTTGGCCCCCAGCTAACTTTGTGTAAAGGTCATCAAGCTTACGGATGGGGTACCCATCCAGTTTCGAGACTTCATTGACAGTAAGTTTATAATCACCACAGACTCTTACTGTGCCATCATTCTTCATGACTGGAACAATAGGTGTTGCCCCCTCTGAGTATTGGACGGGTTCAATAGTCCCGGCTTTCTGAAGTCTTTCAAGGTCTTGTTCAATTTTCTCCCTAAGCGCATATGGCACTGGTCTGGCTTTGTAGAAGATGGGGTGGCTGTGGGATCTACATGGATTCTGGCCTTTGTCCCTTGTAGGGCCCCCACACCCTCACCAAACAGTGGGGCATGTTTCTGCAAAATCTCTTCAAGTCGTTTGTCATGCGAGGTAAGCTGCTTAATTCTCGGCCAGTTAATCTTAATCTCTTCAAGCCAGTTCCTACCTAACAGTGCAGGACCTTCTTCTTTTACGACTAACAAAGGCAAGGAGTATTTTCCTCCCTCGTAACATACATCAACTGTACAGGACCCTTTGGGCTTGACCTCTTCCCCTGTGTATGTACGAAGGACCGTTCCTGATTTCTCTAATGGAGGGGCCCTGTTCTTTGAAACcaggttgttgtaggttttctCACTGATAACTGACAAAGAAGCCCCAGTGTCGATTTCCATTTCTAGGGTTTGCCCGTTAACACTCAGTTGGACTTTGTATGGTGCAGGGCGTTTACTGCCAAGGGCAACAAAGAATATGCACTCGTGCCCTGTTCTCCCCCAGGTGTGGTTACTTCGTCCTCTAGGAGGTGGGTACGCTGGGGGTGTCTGACTTCTTATCTTTACTGGAAGGGGTTTGGTTATCTTTCTTTTTAGTTTGGCACACTCGAGATAAATGGCGCAGCTTACCACAAGCATAACATCTTGCATCTTTAAAATGACAGCTCTTGGGGTAGTGTTTACCACCACAACGATAACAATTTATTTCACTACCTTTCCATCTTTAGCATCAACTTTGTTGAGCGGGATAGCCCCTTCCTGAGAGTCCCCCTTCTGTATCTCCGAGGCATCCTTGTCCGCGGCCTCAATTGCAAGAGCCAGATCAAGCGCTCGCTTCAGGGTTAATTTCGGTTCAGCTAGTAACCGACGCTGTATTCTGATGTCTTGAACACCACAAACAAGTCGATTACGTAGCATTTCATCTAACGTTGCCCCAGATTCACAGTATTCAGTCAGTTGCCTCAACTCGGCTAAAAACATGGCAATTGTCTCACCTGGTTGTTGAGAGCGGGTGTTGAACTTAAAACGCTGTACAATGGCGGAAGGTTTAGGCATAAAATGTTCCTGGGCGAGTTTCGCTAAGGCTTCAAAACTTTTATCCTTCGGATCTTCCGGGGCGACCAGACTGCTTATCAGCTTGTAAGTTTTGGCTCCCACACTAACCAGAAAGAGGGATCTTTTCTTGTCAGGATCCGTAATTTCGTTTCCATCAAAGAAAAGGTTCACACGCTCAATGTAATGGCGCCAATCATCCGTTTCGTTGTATTCGGCTAACTTCCCAAACGCAGGCATTTTTCGTGCAGACTTCACTTAATTCTTGTCTACCTGATCGTGGACGTTCGATCGCGTTCCTCGTCGCCAAAAATGTAGTGTCTTTAATACACGAACCGAGTGTAAATCTCTCCACTATTACACCAAGCACATGGCATGAACACAACGTAGTCCGATCGTACTCGATCTTGAGTCACATGACAACTTCACTAGTCCCCAGGACTCCACGACAAGAAAGATTGAAAGAACCTTAATTAAGGGATGCATGGATAGACCACGCACGAAGTTAAAAGCAACAGGGAGCTTCTTGAGATGATTTGGATGGGGTTACTGAATCTTGGCTAAGAAGATGAAGTTTCGACCATTTTCTCAGCTACTCACATGACAATCAACTAACAGTAACTTGAAATTTCTAGAATATAAATAACCTTAGTTTGATCGTTGTGGAACTGGACAAACTGTACAACATGGAAACATGGCTTATTGAATGATTCTCCAGGTTATAAATGGTTCGATACTGACAAATATCCTCATCTGATGTCAGGTCACTTTAGTTACAACAGCAATCACAGATTTAATTAGATTTGCACTGAAGCCTGGGATGAACTTTGGAGGGAGCTGCTCTCAAGAAGACCTTCCGAACACTGTGCCTTTTCCACgtttaataatatacataacAATATGACTcgattatgattggctgataGCAGTGTTGTATTTTGCAAACAGTGCAAaaaagacttaactgattagagtgtaatgtgaagtgctagttttgtacccacgaccttcgggttagaccacaggcggcccagactcggagggtagaaaattataaggatttgtatgggaatctcaatagcaaactgaaaaagatatttacacgcaaaatttctcaacaaaaaagccgtactttattgccgtggtgactttctcgctttttgtgtggttatttgcctgattgaatgcgatttaagcgacttctcaaattccagGCTGACgcttacatggttcatatggggtacaaaactagcacttctcattacaccctaattagttaagtctgttgaaatataagtgctacacggcgaatgtttgtaaaaacgtaacccttccttgctCAGATATAAAGGTCCCGAGTGACAACTCGCTGGCGGCGTGCGCCAGAGCATCAGTACTGTTGGTCAGCATTTTCTTCTTATATAAAGGAGCGCTTTCTGGCAGGGTTAAaattccaccccccccccccctccccctccaagTTCTCTGGTGGGTCCTATTTAACTAATAGGCCAGCGAGTTTCTCTTGGCTCTTGGCCCGGCAACCTTCTTCCCCCACCTTTTGGTGGCAATTGGTGGCAAGCTGCTTGTTAATAGCTGGCTCGTCATCTTCAAACGATGAGGTAACCTCTGTCAACACGTCATCCTCGGTACCTTCAGCAGTGGCGTCGTCagtagacctaatcggctaagtcaatgttgtacccaattcagatctCCCGGGGTTTAGATTCTTGGTGTACTGTATTTTCATTACAATGTAGCATTCAAATTTAAATGATATAGAAAtatctggaacaaaacgttttattcccaaagggtttgaattgccGGTTTGCATCTTACGTCACGACggctacagtaccgctcaaaggtaagttgacagtcaCTCGCGAGTCGCGAAACTCGACTCGAGACTCGATTCTCGATCCTCGAAAATTTCGAGAATCGAGTCTCGAGTCGAGTTTCGCAACTCGCGAGTTGAGTCTTTCGAGTTTCGAGTCGAGAAAAATAATGAGCTTGATGCTTGACTGATCTCTCGAGaaacaagaaactcaatcgtgtcaaattaccatgtacttcaggtaaatacagctcactttgatttctgctcgacgggcgatagattgttgtcgaagtccattactcgtcgcttttacgattccaggtatttgttttcaccgcctgcctagtttacccaactgactttccattattgagctccataagggtatattatttgtttaaagatccagtaaaacgtcattcgcgttacatgactttcgacgccattgcaggttaagtttatcattctactgtgtccaccagagaagtctacgcatttccactaccctctctatcctaagaaaatacgagcagaaggctctatgtacaaagacaccacttagcaggggagtgacaggcaagacttttaccgacacgaaaaataaaaaaaattataataatctacccattttccgactggattgccatacggcaacccagttaTAAATTAGACAAGCAAAGCGCACTCGTGTGTTGTAGATGCGTCGAAAAAGCGAGTCGGATATCAAGTGCGAGTAGTTCTGTTGACGAAATATGCACACAGTTCCCGTCGCTCGTTTCCTCAAAGGATCAATGAATAATCTGTTGCGATCATTTACAAAACGGCTCTCTTCACAATCGACTTGAACATGCTACGCTTGACTTAAAAGTTAAAACCTGAAGCTTTCTTTATCCTGATAATAAGCGATATCCATCGTTGATTTTAAGCAAAGAGAATGTAATGTAATGCCTCGAGCAAGCGATCTCAAATTACGAAGTTGTGAATTTTTTCAACGGTTCTCCCATCGCATTATTGGTCATATTGGTAAATCACGATTGGTTGTAAAGTTGCATTACGAGCGTATAAATGTTCCAAGTTTCGCTTACGTTGACATATGCAAATTTCACTTTGCGGATACCCTCAAGCGGATGTCACGCAATGCTTTGACTTTCGATTACagtttatttcaaatattttacctACTTACGAAATCATCAGAGAATATTtctaaagtaagaagaataGCTTCCAGTGTGTAGGAACGAATCAGACACTGCAGGCATATTTACAAGTGCTCAAAAATGTACTTGTGGAAGTACACCCGCAAGCCTGACGGTCTGCGTTGGTTCGTTtcccgggaaggggggggggggggggggggagacacccatatgaaacagacggggattctcgtcggaaattttgaatttaacccctaaaggagaccaatctaggcatggcttaagcaaattttgacccctaaaagagaccgtttaaaaacacaaaaatacgacacgcaatgagttttaatgataaaaaggcataatcatcgaatgcttttacctaaaaagaaaatttaaaaggaaatttgacttctgtttctcttcgcgtaattctgtgttacttcgcggaaccctaaacgagaccttggtggcataaaatattggcgctttgcccggaacaccctaagcgagaccaaaatccaaaattaaCCCCCccaagcgagacgacgagcatccccgtctgtttcatatgggagttcccccccccccccggggttcGTTTCGACCCACTGCCTCTTCACTTTACAATACTTcgtttttgaaaaataatgGTTGCACGATTTGTGTCAGTTCATGCGCATGGTAAATGTAACCTGACAAGTTTTCATACAACATACGAACGATTTTCACGTTAACTCAATTGTGCCGTGGTGTTGGCTTAATACAGCAATAAATGAATAATTGCGTATACCGGTGCGAGTTTTTAGAGCATGTTATATTTTCTCTTTCGATTCTCTTGACATCCAAAACGAGCAAGCAGAATCGTGACCATAATTGACCATTCgtcttttgatgattttgatgatAAAGTTTCAATATTCAGCTTTTGTCACGATGGGAAAGACGCGCTAGTATTCGGAATTCCAGTTTGTTGATATTACAACGCCAACTTTCGAACGAGGCCCCTTTTTACTCTGATAAATTACATGTCCGTGGTCATTTTGCTAGTTTGTGACTGGGTTTTGCCTGGGGAACGCATCGGAAACTCGTGTATTCAGAACAAGTGAATAAGATCGAGACGTTATCGTTATTTTTCTACATGCCGAAGGATAATGAAGATAATTTTTTGTTCGCGGGCCAAGAACATTGAAAGCTTGCTTAGAGTTGACATGAATATTGTGTACAAAGGCTCTGTTAGCGGAATTGTTCATTTCTTCGAGACATAAATCGCTTTCTCGAGTTCTTCTCGAGTTTATGCATATTCCAAAGTCCATCTTTCTCGACTCTCGACTCTCGATTCTCGACTCTCGATTCTCGAGCCTCGATTCTCGCGTCTCGAAACTCGAACGTCTCGACCTCGACCGTCTCGAACAATGCAGTACTGAgcgtcttttgggaatttgaagCTATTATTATGGacaacttgtggggccattttctactGTTTTGTACATTAACGTGGCCGTCTCAACCAAGAATTGGGAAcagcattgagttagccgattaggtatATTACTGTAGGTCAACTGTAGGTCTATCCCGGGAGGTCTATTCTATCGTCTGTTGCTCTTCTCCGGCGCGAtttcaatctcgtacccagagtcctcgggcttcttggtcagcgggtgagcgcccggagagactctgggataatcgacttgaactatatttttgattggccgcttgcgtaacaatggcagtgcgacaggaagtcggtaagtaattcggaagccccagaatttggagggagattcaaaatctaaaactagtttcagtgctgtttgtttttttctagctCAGAAATatgtaaatcacaaaaataaagaaccacgaggtttgaattatgtcttataccatacgggaattttcccacgctgctaaaaagtgattactgttgcttttgcaaaagtaccgtgggaaaacattatatctgacagtctctttgaggagaaatccgtggaataaggtcttgtcgaagccattcagaattacggaaacatcaaatcgtAGTAGaggaggacatttgtgtcgtttccacaaaaatttgtcgatcgtgttgcttgcacgatggcattttgaaagatggaatgtacgctgaaacactaaaaatacacttaccgaaagcgtcagaggtttcatcttcacttgctcttacagcaaacgaatgatcatttctccagtttctttgtgtgtaaggctaaaattcttgtttctcgaacactttcaacccgccattgctactgttcaggggcacccaacgagactATTGTTCAAAAACACTTAAACATAGCggtgttaaacgtattttagtatttgaacagtagatataggcatatttttaacccctaaaaatttttcatctgttcggatttcctagccaaaaatctagtgatccgaaaattatagggatcaaaacttgcctttccgaaaatttcagccagaaaaaaggctcccgaaaattctaggtgacctttttagggtaaaaatccgttaaaaatgggcaactatgccatttttcagatgttcgaaaatcctaggagacgtaggcaagcaagaaattttacaccaaatgttccgaaaattctagatcttaAAACGTctcccgaacagatattttccgaaaattgacgttgggtgcccctgactgtttacggttttgtcttttctgtttccggttaaactgaagcatacgtaataagaccggaacccacgttttctgggaaaatggagtcgattatcccagagtctctccgggcgctcacccgctgaccaagaagcccgaggactctgggtacgagattggcgCGATTTCGATTAAGCCTGGAAGGAGCCTGGAAGCAAGTTTAATATAGCGTGGTTACTAAGTTAAAGAGTATACATTCAATATGGCGGGAGAAACAAATACAGTTTTTTAACAAAATGATGCAAACTTTGGACGTTTCCAAAAAAGAAGAGGGAAAACTTTGGCAGCGAAAACCATCTCCTTCGCCAGAAGAAGGGTACGTTCATATTCATTGTTTACGTTAAATAACCAACGAAAACGTTGTCGAACATTTAACTCGTACTTTCCACTGCACGTACTGTAAGCTTAATGTTGTTTCCAACAGTTTGGTAGTCTCTATTTGCAACTCCACATCAAGTGCTTTTTCACTGCAAGGAAGAAACATCAGATTCCTTCGGACAACATTCAATGCAACTGGTGAAGCATTTGCCGCAGGGGATCATCTGGgaaatatttttgtctttgaTTTAGGCAAGAATAGGTAAggtatacctgccaacttttcTAGAGTCAAATGCGTGAGATTTTCGAACCGACTTTTTTTCAGTTGCTAAAACGTAATGGTAACTTCCTAAGATTCCCGATATTTTCCGAACATTACCGCAGATTTTCCGATGACTTCGAAACACTTCCAAGATATCTGAAGCTTTATGTAATTGCACGCTAATGGTTCTTGATaacaaaacttgcactcaattTCGTTTCCAGTCCATCCAACTCCACTTGAAACACACcattttttatatttatggTATGTTTCGACTCACATTCCTTCACAGTTTCGACTCAAATGCCTCTGAACTCGACATTAAATGCAAGTTAGCTTATTTtgcaactttgtcgcgaatttgtTTTGGCTCTCGCGGttgacttgtggcaagtctgtCCGGATCTGTGCGTCAGGCGTGAGAAATTGTCCTTGATGTGTAAAATCATTGTTTTTGATGGCCAGGCGTGAGACTCCTGCGTAATGCGTGAGACTTGGCAGGTCTAAACAAAGGTCTAGATTATACCATAATAAGCATTTAATTAACATCAATAACTTAAGGGTGTTTTGGACGGCAGTACGTTATGACTTTCGACCATTTACACAAGCATGACTCGAGAGCGTATTTCGTATATTAACAAGGGTGTCTACAGTCAGATACACGACAAGATTTATGGTGAAATTGTGGCAACTGTAAGCTCGTCTCATGCTAGAGTCATaagcaaggctgttgcctaagaaaattttaaaggggccctcagagctaaacgctgataacttaggagcccaacatatgaagtgaaaggtgttgctgtgaaaaattaaggcgcccagagctattctttgggagccccaggctaccgggctcctgttaggcaacagccttggtcATAAGCAAAAATCATTAAGtgtaattataaaataattacatgtaggaTAGTatgcgcactctcattggtcaatagctgtgtttagatcaCAGTGTTCGACACTAACGGTTGCCCGATTGCCCgggaaaagcaaaataaaatccTTGGGCAAGTAAAACGACACTTAAATACTTGCCCGATCGGGCAATCAGAGTTTTTGTTCGACTAGTATTTTGCGAaacgatttgatttgcaacGAAAAAAGTGACTAGTAATATAACATAGTCACCGAAAACATTATTAAAAAATAACGTTACATCTCTTTGCGGCAttaatttctcttttaaaatatattGGTACAAACCACAAAACAGATTGGAAGAAGGAACATCTTcgtagccgccatctttcttcaCGCGAAAAGAATGTTTGTTACAATGGAACCCAGCTTTCGCACGGCAAAATACACTACTATACTGCTTTGATATCGAACAAgggcacaagaaaattctaccttttgtcatgcaattttaaccagctttgaaaggcttaaagaaCATACTATTGgacaaatggcatttaattcagAGCCAACCTAATCTCAGAGACATATTCAAGGAATCTCTCTTAATGTCTTATAGAAAAGGAAATCACTTAAAGATATGCTTGTCAAAGTAAAACTACCTTGGATGAAGGCTGCTAAACCACCATGGACACATAGATCAGGAGTCGCGTTGCTCTGCcaaacccattttacacacattttacacaaaattgacatttttacgagcctcctttgagttttaacgggcaacaggtctttagaaggtgtgcaaccaaaaaaaacaaaaccggttgcccaaagggcaaattaTTAAGAAAGTGAGTGTCAAACACTGGATCAtaagagtatggaaacacggctgtgacatcacatgaattttgattggttatgtagtcagacgtgcattttgattggctggtaggaaatatgagcatgtatcaagaaaatct contains these protein-coding regions:
- the LOC138010852 gene encoding uncharacterized protein is translated as MPAFGKLAEYNETDDWRHYIERVNLFFDGNEITDPDKKRSLFLVSVGAKTYKLISSLVAPEDPKDKSFEALAKLAQEHFMPKPSAIVQRFKFNTRSQQPGETIAMFLAELRQLTEYCESGATLDEMLRNRLVCGVQDIRIQRRLLAEPKLTLKRALDLALAIEAADKDASEIQKGDSQEGAIPLNKVDAKDGKVVK